The Candidatus Aminicenantes bacterium genome includes the window TCAAGTCCATTCTGCGAAGGATACGCGAAATCGATGATGAGGGGCGTCGCAAAGGGGGCATGGTCTGGCACACCCAGGGTTCGGGGAAATCCTTGACCATGGTGATGCTGGCCCGCAACCTGGCACTGGACCATCAAGTGAAAAACCCGCGCATTGTCTTGGTAACGGACCGGGAGAACCTGGACAAGCAACTGGGCAATACCTTCCACGCCTGCGGGCTGGAAAAGGAACGGGCCACCTCGGGCAGGCACCTGGTTGAACTGGTGTATGAAAAGAAAGCGGGCGTCATCACCACCCTGGTGCACAAATTCGACAAAGCCCTGAACTACAAAAGATTTCAGGATCAATCACCCGACATCTTCGTGCTTGTGGATGAGAGTCATCGAACCCAGTTCGGTTCCTTTTCGGCCCGCATGCGCCAGATGTTTCCCAAAGCCTGTTACCTGGGGTTCACCGGCACCCCTTTATTGAAGAAGGAAAAAAACAACTTCGCCCGTTTCGGCGGCCTGGTATCCCCGCATTATCCAATCTCCCAGGCGGTAAAGGACAAGGCCGTTGTCCCCCTTTTGTACGAAGGCCGCCATGTGGAGATGGTGCAAAACAAAGCGGCCATAGACCTGTGGTTTGACCGGCATACGAAAGGACTCAGCGAGGAGCAGCAGGCGGACCTCAAGAAAAAATACTCCCGGGCGGAGATGCTGAACAAGGCCGACCAGGTGATCTTCATGCGGGCCTTTGATATCAGCGAACACTTCCGCGCCAACTGGCAGGGAACCGGTTTCAAAGGGCAATTGGTGGCTCCCGGGAAGGTGGCGGCTCTCAAGTATAACGCATACCTGGATGAAATCGGCCACGTAAGCTCCGCGGTTCTGATCTCCCCGCCGGACCTGCGGGAAGGCTACGACGATGTGGATGATGAGTCAAAGGATAGAGTAAACAAATTCTGGCACAAAATGATGAAACGCTACGGAACCGAAGAGTTCCACAACAGCGAGTTGATCAGCCGGTTCAAGTTCGGCGACGAACCCGAAATCATCATCGTCGTGGACAAACTCCTGACCGGATTCGACGCCCCCAGAAACGTGGTGATGTATCTGTGCCGCACCCTGAGGGAGCATACATTGCTGCAAGCCATCGCCAGAGTCAATCGTCTGTATGAAAGCAAGGAGTTCGGTTATATCGTGGATTACGCCAGTGTTCTTGGTGAATTGGATCAGGCCCTTAACATGTACGGCGCCCTGGAGGGCTTTGACGAAAAAGATATTGAGGGCACCCTTAATTCGATCAACACTGAAATCGCCAAGCTTCCTCGAAAGCACGCGTTGCTGTGGGATGTTTTCAAGACAGTCCGGAACAAAGATGATGAAGAGGAATATGAACGCCTGCTAAGTGATCCAATCAAAAGAGAAGACTTTTATCAGAAACTATCAGACTACAGCAAAGTATTGGCCATAGCGCTGTCCTCCGAGGTTTTTATGATGGAAACGGAAGCCGGAAAAATATCAAGGTATAAAAAGGATTTGAAAAGATTCCAGGCCTTACGGGCTTCGGTAAAACTGCGCTACGCCGAATCAATTGACTATAGAGACTATGAACCGAGAATCAAGAAGCTGTTGGACACTCACCTTCAGGCCAATGAAGTCATTCAATTAAACGAACCGGTGGACATATTTGACGATCACTCTTTTTCCAGCGTGAAGGAGAACAGGGGGGTTTATTCCAGTATCAGAACAGACGCGTCCAAAGCGGACACCATCGCTCATGCGACCGCAAAAATCGTTCACGAGAAACTTGAAGAAGATCCCGTCTTCTATGAGAAGTTTTCCAAACTGATTCAGCAGACCATCGATGATTTCAGGGCCAAGCGGATAAGCGACCTGGAGTACCTGGATAAAGTCACGGCAATCCGCGACAAAGTGGTCGGCAAGGAACACGACCATGTACCGGACAAGTTAGAGGGATTGGATGAAGCGATAGCATATTTTGGTGTTTTGAAAGATATTTTCTCAGATTGCGGCCTGGATGAGAGTGAAGTGAATAACATTGCAGCTGATACCGCAAAAAAGATATTCGATATTCTGAAGCAACGATACAAAGTAAATTTCTGGCAGGATGAAGACGCGCAGAACCAGGCCGCCAATGCGATTGATGATTATCTATTTGATGAACTGAACGCCAAGAGAAACCTGGACCTGGATCCTGTAAAGATGGATGCCATTATTGAAAGAACCATGCGCATCGCACGCAACAGGAACTCTTGATGAACTGCGAATTCAAAGTACTTGATCTTGGGGCACAACAACTTGAGTACACACTTTTCCTGCTGAACCGGAAAACACTGGAAATCGCGGTCCATCCCGACGGTTCCCTGGTCATCAAAGCGCCCCTTGGAGCGGATTTACAGGTCATTGAAAAGAGAATTCGCAAAAGAATCCGCTGGATCCTCAAGCAGCAGCAATACTTCAACCAGTTCACCCCCCGTACGCCTGATAAAAAATTTGTGGGTGGAGAAACCCACCTTTACCTCGGCCGACAATACCGCTTGAAAATATCCGCCGCCAAGCCCGAAGGCGTCAAACTTTCCCGGGGTTTTTTTGAAATATCGTGCTCTCCCATAAATGAACCGGAAAAAGTGAGGAAACTGCTTGAAAAGTGGTACCGGAATCGAGCCGCGGCACATTACCAAGATAGCCTTGAGCGATCCTGGCCGGCATTCGAAAAATTGGGGTTTATAAAGCCCGTGATCAGAATCAAGAAGATGCAAAAGCGCTGGGGAAGCCTGACCAACGGGAAGACGATGATCCTGAATTCCGATTTGATTAAGGCGCCCAGAGAATGCATCGATTACGTAATCATTCATGAACTCTGTCACCTCAAACACAAGAACCATGATTCTGAATTCTATCGCATGCTGGAATCCCATCTGCCTGAATGGGAAAAGGTCAAACACAGGCTTGAACTTGCTCTTGTATAAATACTCCACGAATTTTGACAACCTCAGCAATCACCCGGAACCGGCCGCCCTACCTTTTTCTTCTCCATTTATGTATAACCATATGGCAGGGAAAAGGAGGGAAGCATGAAAAAAACAGCCTTTATCATGGTCCTGTTGCTGATCCTGGGGGCGTCGATCCACGCAAATCCCGACCAGAATACGGATAAACCCCGATACAAAGACATCTCTGAAATTCCCATATCATTGCAGCGTTCTTTCCTCAAAGAGTACTGGGCAGCCTGGGAAAAACTCCAGACCGATCAGCGCCTCAAAAAACCCATCCCGCCGGTACAGAAAGCCTATCCTCAGGACGCCGAACTGGTGGTCCTGGTTCCCCTGGAAAAGATCACCCTGGGACGCATGCCCCTGATCGAGGCCATGAAACAGCGCCGCAGCCGCCGATCCTTCAGTCCGGATCCTCTGTCCGTAGAAGAGCTCAGCTTCCTGTTGTGGAGCATCCAGGGGGTTTCCCGTACCCTTGAACGGGGCGGCAAAGTTGTTTATACCTTGCGCACCGTGCCTTCAGGCGGGGCGCGTCATCCCTTCGTCACCTACCTGGTCATTAACCGCGTAAAGGGCATTGCAGCAGGGCTCTATCGCTACCTGCCCCTGGAGCATAAGCTGTTGCCCATGAAAACCGGCAAAGACCTGTCAGCCGAGGCCGCCGCCGCCTGTTGGGGCAGCGGCTTTGTCAAACAGGCGGCGGTGGTGTTTTTCTGGACCTGCGTTCCCTACCGCACCGAGTGGCGCTACGGCTTCCAATCTCCCAAGATTATCGCCCAGGACAGCGGTCACTTGTGTCAGAATCTCTACCTGGCCGCTGAATCGATCGGCGCGGGTACCTGCGCCGTGGACGGCTACCACCAGGAACGCTCCGACACACTGCTGGGCGTGGACGGGAAAGACGAGTTCACCATCTACACCGCACCGGTGGGCCGGATATCCGCAAAAGAAATCAAGAACAAGTAG containing:
- a CDS encoding type I restriction endonuclease subunit R is translated as MSEFQVSEKGVSQVPALQVLINLGYEYLSPTDALWERQDNPSNIILENILRNQLKKINRIQHKGQEYLFSEENIQSAILQLKNIQYDGLQKTNEAVYDLLTLGTALEQTAGMDTRSFTLNYIDWENPERNVYHVSPEFSVERTRSVETARPDLVLFVNGIPLVVIECKSPQTDIEQAVSQSIRNQKDEYIPRLFIYSQLLLATNKNAAKYATAGTGAKFWGVWREHKVTEAEERKIKDIVSRPLSEDAGQQLMDFVGHGYPRNGQDRLVTEQDRALYYLCRPERLLELAYKFTLFDNGQKKLARYQQYFVVKSILRRIREIDDEGRRKGGMVWHTQGSGKSLTMVMLARNLALDHQVKNPRIVLVTDRENLDKQLGNTFHACGLEKERATSGRHLVELVYEKKAGVITTLVHKFDKALNYKRFQDQSPDIFVLVDESHRTQFGSFSARMRQMFPKACYLGFTGTPLLKKEKNNFARFGGLVSPHYPISQAVKDKAVVPLLYEGRHVEMVQNKAAIDLWFDRHTKGLSEEQQADLKKKYSRAEMLNKADQVIFMRAFDISEHFRANWQGTGFKGQLVAPGKVAALKYNAYLDEIGHVSSAVLISPPDLREGYDDVDDESKDRVNKFWHKMMKRYGTEEFHNSELISRFKFGDEPEIIIVVDKLLTGFDAPRNVVMYLCRTLREHTLLQAIARVNRLYESKEFGYIVDYASVLGELDQALNMYGALEGFDEKDIEGTLNSINTEIAKLPRKHALLWDVFKTVRNKDDEEEYERLLSDPIKREDFYQKLSDYSKVLAIALSSEVFMMETEAGKISRYKKDLKRFQALRASVKLRYAESIDYRDYEPRIKKLLDTHLQANEVIQLNEPVDIFDDHSFSSVKENRGVYSSIRTDASKADTIAHATAKIVHEKLEEDPVFYEKFSKLIQQTIDDFRAKRISDLEYLDKVTAIRDKVVGKEHDHVPDKLEGLDEAIAYFGVLKDIFSDCGLDESEVNNIAADTAKKIFDILKQRYKVNFWQDEDAQNQAANAIDDYLFDELNAKRNLDLDPVKMDAIIERTMRIARNRNS
- a CDS encoding M48 family peptidase yields the protein MNCEFKVLDLGAQQLEYTLFLLNRKTLEIAVHPDGSLVIKAPLGADLQVIEKRIRKRIRWILKQQQYFNQFTPRTPDKKFVGGETHLYLGRQYRLKISAAKPEGVKLSRGFFEISCSPINEPEKVRKLLEKWYRNRAAAHYQDSLERSWPAFEKLGFIKPVIRIKKMQKRWGSLTNGKTMILNSDLIKAPRECIDYVIIHELCHLKHKNHDSEFYRMLESHLPEWEKVKHRLELALV
- a CDS encoding SagB/ThcOx family dehydrogenase produces the protein MVLLLILGASIHANPDQNTDKPRYKDISEIPISLQRSFLKEYWAAWEKLQTDQRLKKPIPPVQKAYPQDAELVVLVPLEKITLGRMPLIEAMKQRRSRRSFSPDPLSVEELSFLLWSIQGVSRTLERGGKVVYTLRTVPSGGARHPFVTYLVINRVKGIAAGLYRYLPLEHKLLPMKTGKDLSAEAAAACWGSGFVKQAAVVFFWTCVPYRTEWRYGFQSPKIIAQDSGHLCQNLYLAAESIGAGTCAVDGYHQERSDTLLGVDGKDEFTIYTAPVGRISAKEIKNK